DNA from Microbacterium foliorum:
GCGTGGGGGCCGCCGTGGGAGGCGCCGGCAACCACATTCTCGGCCGCCGCGTGCTCACCACGTCTCACCGTGCGTTCGGGAACGCTCCGATCGACTTCCCGCTTGAACTCGAGCCCGTCGACGGCGCCGAGAAGCTGGAGCTGCGGATGCTGCATGGCGCGCAGTTCGTGGGAGGCGCCGTCGCCGGTGCCGCGGGCTCGGCCGCACGCGGCGTCGGCTGGGCCGGACGCAGAATCGCCTCGGTAGGTCGAGGTCGCGGAAAGAGCGAGAAGGCGGTGGATCGCGCGGGGACCCATGACCTCCCTGGCGAGCTCGGGTCCGGTGATCCGCGGAGCTGAGCGAGGAGTGTGCTGACGAGCCGGTCACGCGCACGATCCTCGCCAAAGGATCGGACGGCCCGTTGTGGCGAGCATCCAACGGCGCGGCCCGAGCCGACGATAGGGTGGAATCCGTGACGGACAAGCCCGAACTCTCGACCACCGCCGGCAGAATCGCAGACCTCCGCGCTCGCTACAACGAAGCCGTTGTCGACGCGGAGAAGATCGCGCACGACAAGCAGCACGCCAAGGGCAAGATGACCGCCCGCGAGCGCATCGAACTGCTCGTGGACCCCGGGAGCTTCGTCGAGTTCGACGAGTACGTGCGCCACCGCACCACGGCCTTCGGAATGGACAAGAACCGCCCCTACGGCGACTCCGTCGTCACCGGCGTCGGCACGATCCACGGGCGTACCGTCGCGGTCTACTCGCAGGACTTCACCACGTTCGGCGGGTCGCTCGGCGAGGTGTCGGGCGACAAGATCATCAAGATCATGGAGTTCGCGCTCTCGGGCGGGATGCCGATCATCGGCATCCTCGACTCCGGCGGAGCGCGAATCCAGGAGGGCGTGCTCGCCCTCAGCAAGTACGGCGAGATCTTCCGCCTGAACACCCGGTCGTCCGGTGTCATCCCGCAGATCTCGATCATCATGGGTCCGGCCGCCGGCGGCGCCGTGTACGGTCCCGCGCTCACCGACTTCGTCATCATGGTCGACAAGACCAGCCAGATGTTCGTCACCGGTCCCGATGTGATCAAGACGGTCACGGGTGAGGATGTCGGCATGGAGGAGCTCGGTGGAGCCCTCACCCACAACACCCGATCCGGCGTCGCGCACTACCTCGCGGAAGACGAGGACGACGCGATCGACTACGCACGGACGCTGCTCGGCTTCCTCCCCGACAACAACATGGCGGAGATCCCCGGGTACGAGAGCGGCTTCGAGTGGGAGACCACGGATGCCGATCGTTCCCTGAACACGATCATCCCCGACTCCGCCAATCAGCCGTACGACATCCACACGGTCATCGAGCACGTCGTCGACGCCGGCGACTTCATCGAGGTCCAACCGCTGTTCGCCCCGAACATCGTGATCGGGTTCGGACGCGTCGAGGGCCGTTCGGTGGGCATCATCGCGAACCAGCCGTCGCAGATGGCCGGGACGCTCAACATCGAGGCCGGCGAGAAGGCCAGCCGATTCGTGCGCTTCTGCGACGCGTTCTCGATCCCGATCGTGACCCTCGTCGATGTTCCGGGCTATCTGCCCGGCACCGACCAGGAGTGGACCGGTGTGATCCGCCGTGGCGCGAAGCTCATCTACGCGTACGCCGAAGCCACCGTTCCACTGGTGACGGTCATCCTGCGCAAGGCCTACGGCGGCGCGTACATCGTCATGGGCTCGAAGCAGCTCGGCGCCGACGTCAATCTCGCCTGGCCCACGGCCGAGATCGCCGTCATGGGCGGCCAGGGCGCGGTCAACATCCTCTACCGCGGTGAGATCAAGCGCGCGGAGGAAGCCGGCGAAGACGTCGCCGCGGTGCGCACGCGGCTCGCGAACGAGTACACGTACAGCGTCACCTCACCGTTCCTCGCCGCGGAGCGCGGCGAGATCGACGGCATCATCGAGCCGGCGAACACCCGCGTCTCCATCGCCAAGGCGCTCCGCGCGCTGCGCGGCAAGCGCGCCGAGCTCCCGCCCAAGAAGCACGGGAACATCCCCCTGTGAGCGACACACGGGGAGCGGATGCCGGGGCGGACCGGCCGTCGACGCCCGCGATGCAGATCACGCGCGGTTCCGCGACGGAGGAGGAGCTCGCCGCCCTCATCGCCGTGGTCAGCGACGCGTATGCGCAGGAGGCCGCGGGTGCCGTCGCAGAGGAGCCCGTCGTGTCGGCGTGGTCTCGCACTCAGCGTCCGCTGCGCACCTCGCTGCGGCGCGACATCCCGTGGGGCCGCTTCGCAGGCTGAGTCCGAGACGTGAGGCGCCTGCGGGCCCGGAGCCCCCCGGCTCACGGGCCGCGCAGACAGTCTCCCCCCGGCCGATGCGGGACCGTCGTCGCGCATCAGGATGACCCGTCGGCGCATCCGCTCTCTAGTATATCGAGTGGAGTAATCACTCCACGAAGATCAACCAGTATTCCGGTATACGAACTGACGAGACGTTCAGTCATCGAGGTACAGGTCCGACGCGCGGGGTGTCAGCATCGCGTCCAGAACGACGCACGCCGCCCCCACAGCACCTCCGTCCTCCCCCACGACCGTCCCCTCCACGGGGATCTCGCGGACGGAGCGCGTGGCGTTGCGCAAGCGGAGGGGCCCGGGGATCTCGCGCAGGTAGACGTCCGACAGTCTGTCCCAGAACGGCCCGCCCAGAACGACGCGGTCGACATCGAGCACGTTGGTCAGCACGGAGATCAGCACCGCGAAGTGCCCGGCCGAGCGACGCAGCACACGCGCGGCACCGGCCTCTCCGGCCGACGCTCGCTCGCACAGCCGGGTCAGACGCGAGTCCATGTCCTCGGCGTGCGGGCCATCCGACGCCTCCCCGTCGCCGTCGAACACCCCTGCCGCGACCGCCTGCTCGACGATCGCCCGCGGCGTGCACATGACCTCGACGCACCCCCGCCCCCCGCAGGCGCAGTCGGGTCCATCGGGATCGACCATGATGTGCCCGATCTCACCGAAATTGTGGGAGGAGCCCGTGACGACCTCGCCGTCACGGACCAGAGCGGAGCCGATCCCGGTGCCGAGGTAGATGAACACGAAGGATCCCCCCGCCTTCGACCTGCTCGTCCACAGATCTCCGACGGCCGCAGCCGTGGTGTCCTTCTCGATCGTGACACTCAGTCCCGTCGCCTCCGCGAGCGCGGAACGCAACGGCACCCGGTGCCACCCCATCAGCTTCGGCGGATCGATCACCGTGCCCTTCTCGGCGTCGAGCGGACCGGGGACCGCGACGCCGACCCCCGCCACCAGGCCGCGGTCGATCCCGGACTCATCGAGCACGGCGTCGATCGTCTGCGCGATGGTCGCGACGACACGCTGCGGATCCTGATCCGCGGTCGGCTGCACCCGTCGACCGACGACCTGCCCCGCGAGATTCAGGAGCACGACCGTGATCAGTGCAGGATCGAGGTGAACGCCGACCGAGAAACGGCTCTCGGCGACCAGACGCAGCGTGACTCGAGGCTTGCCCGGGCCGTTGATCGTGCGGCCGGCCTCGGCGATCACCCCGTCGTCGAGCAGCCGGCGGGTGATGTTCGTGACGGTCTGCGCCGAGAGGCCGGTGATGTCCACGAGCTCGATGCGACTGAGCCCCGCGGCGGAGCGGCGGATGCCCTCGAGGATCACGGACTGATTGAAGTCCCCCATCCTGGGGAGGTTGGTCCCTCGGCGCGTACCCATGCCCCATCCTCTCTCATCGACCCGGAATCTTGTCCCCCAAAATACCTACATACATCCGCCCGCAGACGCGTCAGACTTAGGGGGACGCTTCGCGTTCGGCTGGTCTCTCTGTCACAGGGTAGACAGACGCAGATCGGCCACCAGCGGACGGTTTTCGGGTAACTGTCCGCATGGCGAGGGGCTGGCGTGATCGCCGCCCCTCGCCCACTCTCTTCGACCTCGTCTCCGGCTCCCTCCCCCGGCCGGAGCCGAGGTGCCGCACACGGGTCACTCCGCTGCGGCGTCGCGGGCGATCTCGTGCCACACGTCGACCGCGTCGTCGTCACCCGCTCCACGAGAGCCCGCTCGGCCCACCACCGTGACCGCCGTCCGCGCGTCCCTCGCAGCACGGATGATCCACCGCTCGGCCTCCGCCGCCCGGAGCACCCCCGCCAGTTCGTCGCGGATCGCCGCACGGCGATCCTCATCGACGTCGTCCAATCCGCCCTCGTCGAACACCGTCACGACCGCACCGCGCCGCCGAGCGTCCTCGATCGCATCCCGCACCGCGTCGTTCAGCAGATCGGCACCGCGCAGCTCGTCTCGGAGCCGCCCTTCTGCGAGGCGGGCACGGAGCCGCTCCTCCTCATCGAGCACACCGCCCGTCGCCACCGCGCGGGTCAGCACGGGGCCGGCGACCGCCAGCGCGAACTGCGTCCGCAGTCGCCGTTCCTTCTGCCTGACCTGCTGAGTGGCGTGCCACGCCGAGACCGCCTGCTGGATGCCGGCGAGCCGCTCCGCGTCACGCACGGCGCGATCCCAGAACATGACCAGAAGATGTGCGACCGCGACCCACATGAACGATCCGACGACACCGAGCGACAGCGCGACCACGGGACCGAGGAAGATTGACGACGCCCCCAGGAGGGCGAGCACGACGAGCCACCCGATCACGAACCGTCGGCGCACGACGCAGACGACGCCCAGCACGCCGAGAGCGCCGATGTACCAGGTCGCGAAAGGCGCGGTGAGCGTCAGCGGATCGAGCGAGAACGTCACCAGCACGGGAATGAGCACGCTCGACAGGAGGGCGAGGAGACCGGCCCAGAGCGGCATCCGCACCGAGACGGCGGAGTCCCAGAGGATCGCGACGTTCACCACCACCAGGTACAGGCCGATGGCCGCCACCATGAGCAGGGGGGCCGTGGGCTGCTCGATCCACCACACGCCGCGCGCCGCGAAGTACATCGCGAAGCCCACCGCGAGCGAGGTCGCGACACTGCGCACCGTCCACGTCATCGGCGTTCCCATCCCAGCGTGACCTTCGTTCCGCACTCGCTCGACTCGATGTCGGCGGTTCCGGCGACCCCGGCCATGCGCGCGAGGATGGACGCGCTGATGCCGAGCCGATCCTCCCCGATCTCCCGGAGGTCGAAGCCCGGCCCCGAGTCGGAGATCGTGAGGCTGATCCCCTCCTCCCCCCGCCCCTCGGCGATGATGTGCAGCCCTCTCCCCTGCGCATGCGCGACCGCGTTGCCGAGAGCCTGGCGAGCGGCGAGAACGAGGGCACGTGCCGCGCGCCCCGGGATGAGCCCGATGCCGCCCCGCTCTTCGACGATCGCATCAGCGCCCAGTTCGGAGAGCGCACGTCGCAGCTCGACCACGATCTGCGCGGCGCCGACCGGTTCGTCGCTCCCCTCCTCCGCGACCGCGGCCTCGGTGTTGGCGAGACGGGTCAGCGCTTCGCGTGCCATGCCCACGGCGAGGTCCCGGGCCCGTTCCCCGTCAGCGCGCTCGGCGGCGATGAGAGCGGCGAGGACGCTGTCATGCATGAGGGCGGACATCGCGGCACGCTCCTCCTCGGCGGCGGCGGCGGCAGCGGCACCCGCATACGAGGCCACGGCGCGGGTGCGCGCGTCGTCGACGCCCGCCGCGACCGAACGGAACATCCAGCCCAACGCGATGATGACGATGCCGAGAATCAGGGTGAACGACACATCGAAGGCCGTCGTCACCCAGTACTCGCGCGAGAAGCCACCCTCGACGAGCCGGACGTAGCCGTAGACGAAGGGCAGTGCCACCGCCCATGACAGCTGGAGCCAGAGGGGGAAGGCGAGCACGGCCGCGACCACGCCGACGTTGACGAGGAAGAAGATCCACGGCTGATCCGTCGCCCTGGCCGCCGGGTCGACGACGATCGGCCAGGCGCCCAGCGCGATGACGTAGAGGATCGCGAAGATCCCCGCCGCGATGCGCACCGCGCGTCCGGTGACACAGGCGATCAGCATCCCCAGCAGCGGGACGAAGACGACCAGCACCATCGCGACCCGCGAGGCATCCGACCAGGTCGTGGTCGTGATCGCGGCGATCAGCGCCTGCGTCCCGAGGACACCGGAGCCGAGAGCCACGACGGTCGCGAGGATGCGCTCCATGCGCTTGCCGGTGAATCGCTCGAACTCGGATTCCACGCTCCCCGGGGAGGGGATCGTGGACCAGGCCTCGCGGATGCTGAGCGGGTCAGTGGGCACTCGGGGTCCCGTCTGGGGCGACGATCCCGTCCTCCATCGCGCGGCGCAGGAGATCGACCTTCGTGGGTGCCGGTCGTCCGACCTCGACGTACTTCACCCGGATGCGCGTGATGTTCTCCTTGGCGGTCGAATAGGCGACGCCGAGGCGCTCGGCGACAGCCTTCAACGGCAGGCCCGCGGCGTACAGACGCAGCACATCGCGTTCCCGGGCCGACAGCTGCGCGTCGGCGAAATCACGGTCGCCGTCGACGGCGCTGGCCCATTCCACGTTGTTGAGCGGCTCGCCGTCGGCGACCGTCCCGATCGCGTCGAGCACGTCGTCCAGCGCGGAGGACTTGCTGACGACTCCCGCGGCACCCGCGGCGAGCGCCTCACGCACCGCCGCCGGTCGATCGGCGACGCTGTGGATGACGACGCTGGCTCCGTCGTCGACGAGGGATCGGACGTTCTCGGTCACCGTCGTGCCGTCACCGAGCGTGAGATCGAGGACGACCACGTCGGCCGACGGCTCGGACGTCGCGGAACGCCAATCGAGATACGACACCACCGTGCTCCCGGAGAAGACCACCGTCTGCGCTCCGTCTCGGGCGCACGCCGCTTCCAGACCGAGGCGGACGGACTCGTGATCGTCGATCAGTGCGACCCTGCTCATCCCCCCAGCCTACTGAGTGCGGCGACGGCGGCCCTGTCACCGGGTGAGGAGCGCGACGACCTCGAAGTGGTGCGAGTGGGGGAAGAGGTCGAAGCCTCGCAGAGTGCCGACGTTCCACCCGTGCTGACGGAACGTTCCGAGGTCGCGAGCCAGCGCCACGGGGTCGCACGCGACGTAGGCGATCGCCTCCGGCGCGAGGGCGTGCAGCGCATCGACGACCGCTCGGCCGGCTCCCGCTCGGGGCGGGTCGAGCACGACGGCACCGGTGCGAGTGCCTGCGGGAAGGCCGGCCAGGTAGCGGTCGACTCGGGCCGTCACCGCCTTCACTCCCCTCCCCGCGAGGTTCTGCTGCGCGTGCGCCGTCGCCCTCTTGCTGGACTCGACCGTCACGATGTCGGTGGCGCCGAGGTCGGCGAGGGATGCGGCGAACAGCCCGACTCCGCCGTAGAGGTCGAGGTGGGCGGCCTCCGGATCGACGTGCCCGTCGAGGATCCCGTAGACGGCACCGTCGAGCACCGACGCCGCCCGCGGGTGCACCTGCCAGAAACCGCCGGCGTCGAGCTGGAAGCGACGGTCGCCGACCTGCTCGTAGACGACCTCCGGAGCGGGCCGACGGCCCTGTCCTCGTGCCGGGCGCTCGTCGAGCCGCTCGCGGCGGATGACGCGGACCGTGCCGTCGCCGGGTTCGACCAGGTCGACGCTGCCCGCCTCCCCGCCCTGGAGGCGCAGCGCGGCCTTCGCGATCGCCGGGCGCGCGAGGGGGTGCGAGCCGACGGGGATCACCCGGTGGCTGCGCGCGGCGTAGGGCCCGACCCGCCCCTCGTCGTCGACGTGCAGAGTGACCCTGGTGCGCCATCCGGTGCCGTCGGTCGAGTCGACCGCCTCGATCTCGGGCGCCTCGAGCCCCGGGCCGGCGAACCGGTCGAGGGCCTCGGTCAGCACCTGACGCTTGAGGGTGCGCTGGTGGGCCAGGTCGATGTGCCCGAGGTCGGCACCTCCGGGTCGGTCCTCCGGCGCCCGGGAGACGTCAGCCTCCGTCCAGATGTGGGGGCGACGGTGCGGCGAGGCGTCGAGGACCTCCACCGTCTCCGCGCGCCAGAAGCTCTTCGACTCGTCGGTGGAGTCGGCGGTGAGACGGGCGCGCACCCGCTCACCCGGAATCGCGTCGGAGACGAAGACGACGCGTCCGTCGTGGCGGGCGATGAAGGTGCCGCCGTGCGCGATGCCGGTGATGTCCAGATCGAGCAGGGCTGGGGAGGAAGTCATCCTTCGAGGATACGGTGGTGCACATGCGCGTCTGCCTCGCCTCCACCTCCCCCGCCCGTCTGATGCTGCTGCGACAGGCCGGGATCGAGCCGCTGACCCTGTCACCCGACGTCGATGAAGATGCGGTGGCCGCGGCCGCGGCGGCGGGGAGAGGCGCCGATCTGCCTCCCGCCGATCTCGTGCTTCTGCTGGCCAGGGCCAAGGCCGCGGACGTCGCGCACCGGCTCGCGGCCGACGGCTCCTTCGACGGCATCGTGATCGGGGGCGACTCGATGTTCGCCCTCGACGGCCGGGTGTACGGCAAGCCCTACACGGCGGAGGAGGCGACCCGACGGTGGAGGGAGATGCGCGGCGCCACCGGGATCCTGCACTCCGGGCACTCCGTCTTCCGGGTCTCCCCCGACACGGAGCCGGTCGAGGCGACGGCGACCGCCGAAGCCGCGGTGACCTTCGCCGACGATGTGACCGATGCCGAGATCGCCGCGTACGTCGCCTCCGGGGAGCCG
Protein-coding regions in this window:
- a CDS encoding response regulator transcription factor — its product is MSRVALIDDHESVRLGLEAACARDGAQTVVFSGSTVVSYLDWRSATSEPSADVVVLDLTLGDGTTVTENVRSLVDDGASVVIHSVADRPAAVREALAAGAAGVVSKSSALDDVLDAIGTVADGEPLNNVEWASAVDGDRDFADAQLSARERDVLRLYAAGLPLKAVAERLGVAYSTAKENITRIRVKYVEVGRPAPTKVDLLRRAMEDGIVAPDGTPSAH
- a CDS encoding acyl-CoA carboxylase subunit epsilon; this encodes MSDTRGADAGADRPSTPAMQITRGSATEEELAALIAVVSDAYAQEAAGAVAEEPVVSAWSRTQRPLRTSLRRDIPWGRFAG
- a CDS encoding ATP-binding protein → MPTDPLSIREAWSTIPSPGSVESEFERFTGKRMERILATVVALGSGVLGTQALIAAITTTTWSDASRVAMVLVVFVPLLGMLIACVTGRAVRIAAGIFAILYVIALGAWPIVVDPAARATDQPWIFFLVNVGVVAAVLAFPLWLQLSWAVALPFVYGYVRLVEGGFSREYWVTTAFDVSFTLILGIVIIALGWMFRSVAAGVDDARTRAVASYAGAAAAAAAEEERAAMSALMHDSVLAALIAAERADGERARDLAVGMAREALTRLANTEAAVAEEGSDEPVGAAQIVVELRRALSELGADAIVEERGGIGLIPGRAARALVLAARQALGNAVAHAQGRGLHIIAEGRGEEGISLTISDSGPGFDLREIGEDRLGISASILARMAGVAGTADIESSECGTKVTLGWERR
- a CDS encoding ROK family transcriptional regulator; the encoded protein is MGTRRGTNLPRMGDFNQSVILEGIRRSAAGLSRIELVDITGLSAQTVTNITRRLLDDGVIAEAGRTINGPGKPRVTLRLVAESRFSVGVHLDPALITVVLLNLAGQVVGRRVQPTADQDPQRVVATIAQTIDAVLDESGIDRGLVAGVGVAVPGPLDAEKGTVIDPPKLMGWHRVPLRSALAEATGLSVTIEKDTTAAAVGDLWTSRSKAGGSFVFIYLGTGIGSALVRDGEVVTGSSHNFGEIGHIMVDPDGPDCACGGRGCVEVMCTPRAIVEQAVAAGVFDGDGEASDGPHAEDMDSRLTRLCERASAGEAGAARVLRRSAGHFAVLISVLTNVLDVDRVVLGGPFWDRLSDVYLREIPGPLRLRNATRSVREIPVEGTVVGEDGGAVGAACVVLDAMLTPRASDLYLDD
- a CDS encoding acyl-CoA carboxylase subunit beta, which translates into the protein MTDKPELSTTAGRIADLRARYNEAVVDAEKIAHDKQHAKGKMTARERIELLVDPGSFVEFDEYVRHRTTAFGMDKNRPYGDSVVTGVGTIHGRTVAVYSQDFTTFGGSLGEVSGDKIIKIMEFALSGGMPIIGILDSGGARIQEGVLALSKYGEIFRLNTRSSGVIPQISIIMGPAAGGAVYGPALTDFVIMVDKTSQMFVTGPDVIKTVTGEDVGMEELGGALTHNTRSGVAHYLAEDEDDAIDYARTLLGFLPDNNMAEIPGYESGFEWETTDADRSLNTIIPDSANQPYDIHTVIEHVVDAGDFIEVQPLFAPNIVIGFGRVEGRSVGIIANQPSQMAGTLNIEAGEKASRFVRFCDAFSIPIVTLVDVPGYLPGTDQEWTGVIRRGAKLIYAYAEATVPLVTVILRKAYGGAYIVMGSKQLGADVNLAWPTAEIAVMGGQGAVNILYRGEIKRAEEAGEDVAAVRTRLANEYTYSVTSPFLAAERGEIDGIIEPANTRVSIAKALRALRGKRAELPPKKHGNIPL
- a CDS encoding class I SAM-dependent RNA methyltransferase; the protein is MTSSPALLDLDITGIAHGGTFIARHDGRVVFVSDAIPGERVRARLTADSTDESKSFWRAETVEVLDASPHRRPHIWTEADVSRAPEDRPGGADLGHIDLAHQRTLKRQVLTEALDRFAGPGLEAPEIEAVDSTDGTGWRTRVTLHVDDEGRVGPYAARSHRVIPVGSHPLARPAIAKAALRLQGGEAGSVDLVEPGDGTVRVIRRERLDERPARGQGRRPAPEVVYEQVGDRRFQLDAGGFWQVHPRAASVLDGAVYGILDGHVDPEAAHLDLYGGVGLFAASLADLGATDIVTVESSKRATAHAQQNLAGRGVKAVTARVDRYLAGLPAGTRTGAVVLDPPRAGAGRAVVDALHALAPEAIAYVACDPVALARDLGTFRQHGWNVGTLRGFDLFPHSHHFEVVALLTR
- a CDS encoding Maf family protein, translated to MRVCLASTSPARLMLLRQAGIEPLTLSPDVDEDAVAAAAAAGRGADLPPADLVLLLARAKAADVAHRLAADGSFDGIVIGGDSMFALDGRVYGKPYTAEEATRRWREMRGATGILHSGHSVFRVSPDTEPVEATATAEAAVTFADDVTDAEIAAYVASGEPLLVAGAFTVDSLGGAFITRVEGDPSTVVGMSLSTVRRLAGDLGVRWTDLWS